The Fundidesulfovibrio terrae genomic sequence ACTGCTTGTCCTTTTGATGGGAACCTGGGCGTTGGCCCAGGCTCCCACCACACCCCAGGTTTCAGATCAGAAACCGGCCCCAACCCCGGTTCCGGCAGGCGTGGCCGACACGGTCCGGGGGGAGGTCACGGCGGGTTTCCCCGGGACGCAGTTGCGAAAGCTCGCGGCGAACGAGGTGGTCTACAACGGTGAGACCGTGTCCACTGACCGGAAGGCTTCGGCTCAGATCCGCCTGGCAGACGGCACGCTCCTGTCCCTGGGCGAGCAAAGCAGCATCGAGATCGTGGACGCCGCCTACGACCCGGACCACCCCGATGCCTCCAGCGCGGTGTGCAAGCTGGGGCGGGGCGTGTTCCGCTGCCTGACCGGCCAGGTCATCACCACCCAACCGGAGCACTTCCGGTTGGAGACACCCCTGGCCGTGATCGGGGTGCGCGGCACCGAACTGGGCGTGACCGTGGGCGCGGATTCCGTTGAAACAGCCGTATTCTCGGGAGGCCCAGGCTTCGTCACCGACAGGGAAGGCGGCGCGCCGGCCCAGGTGCTGGCCGGCCAGGGGCTGGGCAAGACGCGCGGCATGGCCCTCGGCCAGGCCACGGCCATCTCCGGGCGGTTGCGGGCCCTGATGGCCCGGGTGCCCTTGCGGATGACCCCGGGCGGGCCTCATGTCCCGCCTGGCATGACCCGGGGCAAGGCCAAGCCGCCGCGACTGGCCGACCTGGCGCCCAAGTCTTCCGGAGTGCAGGGGGCGAAGAACGCGAGCCGCAAAGGCCTGAAGGGTTCCGGCGCAGCCGGAGGCAGCGGCAGTGGCGGGTTCAAGGCGTTCGAGGACAAGATCAAAGGCGCGGCCAAGGCTGCGGGCCGCGTAGTCGAGGGAGCGGCCAAGGGAGCCCGGGAAGCGGTTCACGGTTCCGGCAACCGTTCCCGGGGCGGAGAACTCCGCGGTTCCGGCAAATCCGGGGGTTCAGGCCGGGAAAGCACCCGGTCCAAGCCTTCCGGACGTGAGACCGAGTTGCCCGGCAAACCTGGCGGCGGCGAAGGCAAGGGAGACGGCGGTGCTAAACGCTAACGACACCATCGCGGCCATCGTCACCGCTCCCGGCCGGGCCGGGGTGGGCATCGTGCGCGTAAGCGGCCCCCAGGCCCGCCCCCTGGCCGAGCGCCTGTTCCGCTCCGCCAAGGAAGGCTTCTCAGGGCTCAAGCCCTACCGCCTGCACCACGGAATGCTCCTGGACGCCGGGGGCCGCCCCCTGGACGACGTGCTCTGCGCCTTCATGCCCGGCCCCAATTCCTATACCGGCGAGGACGTGGTGGAGTTCAACTGCCACGGCACCCCCGCGGTGCTGCGCGCGGTCCTTGGAGCGGCCCTGTCCCTGGGGGCCAGGCACGCCGAGCGCGGCGAGTTCACCAAGCGGGCCTTCCTGTCCGGACGGATGGACTTGAGCCAGGCCCAGGCCGTGGCCGAGCTGGTGGCCGCCGACACCCTGGCCGGGGCCGGACTGGCGCTGGCCCGCCTGGAGGGGGTCATGGCCCGGCGCGTCTCCGAGCTACGCTCCCGCCTGGAGGGGCTGCGGGTGCAGATCTGCCTGGCCGTGGACTTCCCCGAGGAAGAGGTGGATTGCCTGGAGCCCGCGTCCTTCCTGGAGGCCGTGGGCCAGGTGACGGAGCAGATCGGCGTTCTGGTCGCGGCCCACGGGCGGGCCAGGCCGTTTCGGGAAGGGGCCTTGGCCGTGCTGGCCGGGCCGGTGAACGCGGGAAAATCGAGTCTCCTGAACGCCCTTATCGGCCGGGAGCGGGCCATAGTCTGCGACGCACCCGGCACAACCCGCGACTTTCTCGAGGAACAGCTGGACCTGGGGGGCCTGCCGGTGCGCCTGGTAGACACCGCCGGGCTTCGCGCCACCGACGACCCCGTGGAGCGCGAGGGCGTGGCCCGCTGCCAGCGCCTGGTGGAGGAGGGGCGGGTGGTGCTCCTGGTGCTGGACGGCACCAGGGACTTCGACCTGGCTTCCCTGGAGGGCGAATGCGGGCCGGTCCCCCTGGACCCGGACCGGGTGCTGGGCGTCATCAACAAGGCCGACCGGCCCCCGGCGGCGGATGATCCGTACGTCCGGCTGGAGCGGGCCGGGATCGAGGTCCTGCGCGTCAGCGCCCGCACCGGGCATGGTCTCGAGGAACTGTGCGCCGCCCTGCGCCGCCGCCTGCTGTCGGGATCGGACGCTCCGCCCGACAGCGAGCCCGTGCCCAACGACCGGGAGTGCGCCCTGCTCAGGCAGGCCGCCTCGGAGCTCGACGAGCTGTCCGCAGGGGTTGCGGCCGGATTGCCCCCGGACCTCCTGGGCGTGCGGCTTGAGAGCGCCTGCGCTCACCTGGGGGGCATCACCGGCGAGATCACCCCGGACGAGGTGCTGGGGACCATCTTCGACGGATTCTGCATCGGCAAGTAAGGCCGGGAGTCGTTTTTCCGTTCCCTTTTGGACCCTTCCGGTCTATTGAGTGTCGGGGAGGTCCCGGCATGCAGGAACTCGCGGCGGATTATCTGGAGCATTTCACCGTGGACATCGGCGAGGTCATCCACGTCGATCTGGACGAATCCGCGCCGGAGGATCTCTTGGAACTCGATCGGCTCGTCCGGGACATGTTCGGTCCCGGCAAGCAGGTCTGCTTGTATGAGGCGCTCAGCACGGCGGCGGAATCCGAATTCCCCCCCTGTGCCGAGATAGACGAAAAGGTTTGTCCCCTGGACCTCTATTTCGTGGTGGTGGATTTCCTGGGAAACCGGGCTGTTCCCACCGACGGAGGCGTTTGATGCGATTTGCCGGCAGCACCTTGAAATTCCTTGTGATCGGCGTCATTCTCTCCCTGGTACTGGGCGTGGCCGCCTGGGCTCAGGAAGCCCCGGCCGGTGATGCCCCTGCCCCGGCGGACGCGGCCGCACCGGCCAAGCCCGCCAAGAAGCACGCCAAGCCCGCCCCTAAACCGGCCAAACCTGCGCTCAAGCCCGGCGAGGTGGTTCCCTTCGACCAGGCCGGACCGTCCGACCAGCCCGCTGCGGCCGCTCCGGCGGCAGCTGCGCCTGCTCCGGCGGCCTCCGACACGGGCGCCGCGGCCAAGGCCGCCGATGCTCCTTCCGCTCCTGTCGCGCCCGTCGCTCCCGTGGCCCCGGCGCTGCCCGCGGCCAAGGGTGCGGGCAAGCAGGCCGCCAAGGCCCCGGCCATCCCGGCGGCTTCATCCGACGAGGCTCCCGGCCAGATTCGCCCGCAAAAGGTTCCGCCCCTTCCGGCCAGGTCCAAAGTGTCCGGAGGCAAGCTGGTTATCGGCGCGCTCCTGCCCCTCACCGGTCCCCTGTCCCCCCAGGGGCAGAGCTCCAAGGCGGCCATCGAGCTGGCCGTGGCCGACGTCAACGGCTATCTGGCCGAGAGCGGCTCCTCGGAGCGGGTGTCCGTGGCCATCGAAGACACCGGCTCCAGCGGCCCCAAGGCCCTGGACCGCATCAAGGCCCTGTCCGTGGCGGGCGCGCGCCTGATCATCGGACCGTACAGCGACAACGAAGTGGACGCCGTCCTCGATTTCGCGACCAAGAACGGCATGGTCCTGCTCTCCCAGGGCAGCGCCGGGCCGTACCTGGCCAAGCCCGGCCGCAACCTCTTCCGCTTCAGCCCCTCGGATGCCTTCCAGGCCGAGGCCCTGGCCGTGCTGGCCTCCCAGGAAGGGTGCACCCAGCTCATCACCATCTGGGAGGGGGACATGTACGGCGACGAGCTGATCACCCACATCAAGGGGCAGTTCGCCAACCAGGGTGGGCAGGTGCTCGCGGGCACCCGCTTCCGTCCCGAGGTGAGCCAGTTCGCTACCTACGTGGCCGACCTGAAGGGCCAGATCGACAAGCAGGTGAAGGACAAGAAGAAGCTGGCCATCGTGGTGGCCGCCCGGGGCGCCCAGACCGCGGGCATCCTGCGCGAGGCCGCCAAGCTGGCCGGGATGGACGAAGCCAAGTGGTACGGCGGCGACGACTCGGCCCTGCGCGGCTCCATCATCGAGGACAAGACCGTGGCCGCGTTCGCCGCCAAGGTGCGCATGGCCTTCGCCCGCTACGGCGAGACCGGCACCGGCCTCTACACCGAGGTGGAAAAGCGCATCGAGGAGCGCATTCAGGCCTTCGTGGACACCCAGGCCGTGGTGGCCTACGACCTGATCTGGCTGGGCGCGTTCACTGCCCTGGCCTCGGGCGATGACGCGGCCGCCCTCAAGAAGGCCATCCCTGCCACGGCGGAGCGTTTCTACGGCGCCAGCGGCTGGATGGCCCTCAACGAGTACGGCGACCGTCGCGAAGACTACGACTTCGACTTCTGGACCATCAAGAACATCGACGGCAAATTCTACTGGGTCAAGACCGCTCGCTACCAGTTCGATCCGGGCAGCGTGAAGCAGCTCATCATCAACGCCCCCGAGAAGGACTAGGCGTAAGCCCGGCGCATTCGAGAAACCAAGGCCCGGAGGGACAGCGTCCCTCCGGGCCTTTTTCATCGGAGTTGGTTGCCGGTCCGCCGGCCGGGCTTCCCGCTTCGCACCGAGGCCGGAAGCGCCGCGCCCTCATTGTCCAGTCGGGGGCTACCGGGGAATATCCAGCGGCAGGCTCACGATGAAGGACGAGCCCTTCCCCTTGGTGGAATCGACGCAGATGGAGCCGCCGAACAGGTCCACCACCCCCTTTACGATGGTCAGCCCCAGCCCCGCGCCCTTGCGGCGCAGGTGGCCCTCCTGACACATCTGGGAGAACTGGTCGAACATGAAGCGGGCGTCGGCCGGGTCGAAGCCGATGCCGGTGTCGGCGACATCGATGATGGCCGTGATTCCTCCGTCGGGCTTTCGCACGTGGGTCAGGTGGAGTTTCACCGAACCGGAGGCGGTGAACTTGATGGCGTTGGACAGAAGGTTGCCGAGCACCTGGCGGAATTTGACCTCGTCGCAGAGCACGGCCTTGGGGAACCCCCGGCTCGTGCGGACGGACAGGGTGATGGCGCTTCGCCTGGCCTGTTCGCTGTGCAGCTCAGCCATGGATTGGGCGATGGCGGACAGGTTGAGCGCCTGCAGCCGGAGCGAATCCTTGCCGGATTCTATCTTGGCGAAATCGAGCAGGTTCTTGGCCAGCTCCAGCACGATTTCACAGGCGTCGGACGCCCGTGTGGCGTATTCCTGCTGTTGCGGGGTCAGGCCGGATTTGCGCAGCAGCTGGATCATGCCCATGACCCCGATGAGGGGCGAGCGCATGTCGTGGCTGAGCACGGCCAGGATGTTCCTGCTGAACTCCTTGGCCTTCTTTTCCGCCTCGACCACGGCCTCGCGGCAACCGCTGCAGGCGTGCAGGTCTCGCGCAGGGGTCATGATGCCTTCGATCCAGGAGGGTTTCCCGGATGCGTCGTGCATCAGCTTGCCGATAATGGATATGCGGATGGGAGTCGGGGCGATGTCCACCAGGTTGCAGGTGACATCGAGGGCGTCGCCGGAGGTCATGCAGTGGGTGAAAGCCTGTTGGAACGCGGGCCAGTCCGCCTGCTGGATCAGGTTTTCCCATTTGAACTCGGCGTCGATCCGGGACAGCGGCCCGCTTGCCGGTTTGTGCAACAGGAAGGAGAGGTGGTTTTCCGTCAGCGAGCCATGACCTCCTGCCTCGGTCAGAAAGCTGGCGGCGGTGGTGTCCTGCGACGGGGGGTCGGCTGTTCGCTCCGTGGAGGTCAAAGCGTATCCTCCTTGCCGAGCCGAGGGCTGCGGAGTTTTGCTTGTAGCGAGGAACCTATTGGGGTGGAACAGGCCATACAGGCTGTGGCCATGACTATAGGCGGCAAGGTTGAGCAACGCAAGCCGGTTTTGAATAGAAATATCAGCTGGTTGGTTCGGGAGGGATTCTTGCGGGCGCGTGTCGTCGCGCGCGCCCGGCCGCAAGGCGGGCGTTTGGGACGGGTACCGCGACGCCCCGTCCCAAGCCTCTCTCGCAGGCCTCCGGCGCGGTCAGCCGGAGCGCTTGCGGCCCTTGCCGCCTTTATCACCTCTGCCGCCCTGGCCGCCCTTGCCCCTGGGCTTGCCCGTGAACTTCCTGCGCTGGCGGTGCGACAGATTCAGGTTCTCGTCCCCGGCCAGCTTGAGGTTCACCTCAAGCCTCCCCAGGTGCACGTCGGTGAGCTCCACCGAAACGTGCTGGCCCAGGCGGTAGCGGCGTCCGGTCCGCTGCCCCAGAAGCTCCTGCCGCTCGGGGAACAGGGCGTAATAGTCGTCGGTGAGCGTGGACAGGCGCACCATCCCCTCGGCCATGACGTCGGTGAGCTCCACCCAGAACCCGAAATCCGACAGCGAGGAGATGACCCCCTCGAAGGTCTGCCCCACCTTGTCCTCCAGGAAGAGCACGGTGATGCGCTTGAGGATCTCGCGCTCGGCCTCCATGGCCACGCGTTCGCGCTGGCTGATGTTCTCGCACACGGCCTGCATCTTGCGCGCGGGCAGGGGGGGCTCGTCCCCGCGCAGCACGGCCTTGAGCCCCCGGTGCACCATGAGATCGGCGTAGCGCCGGATGGGCGAGGTGAAGTGGCAGTAGCACTCCGAGGCCAGTCCGAAGTGGCCCAGGTTCTGGGTGTGGTACTTGGCCTGCATCATGGAGCGCAAAAGCAGCCTGCTGGTGAGGAATTCCATGTCCGTGCCCGCGGCCTTGGCCAGGATGGCCTGGATGCCCTTGGCCGTCGGCTGCGGAGGCAGCGACAGGCCGAGTTCGGTGCGCTTGAGCACGGAAAAGAGCGTCTCCAGCTTGTCCGGGTCCGGCTCGGGGTGGATGCGGTAGGGCACGGGCGCGCCGTGTTCGGTGAGGAACCGGGCCACGGCCTCGTTGGCCGAGATCATGAACTCCTCGATGATCTGGTTGCCGAAGTGGCGCTCGCGCGGGCGTATCTCCACGGCCTCGCCCTGGAGGTTGAAGAGAATCTCCGGCTCGGGCAGGTCGAAGTCCAGGCTGCCGCGCTCCACCCGCCGCTCATGGATGGCCCGGGCCAGCTTTTCGGCCGTCTCCAGCATGGGCAGCACGTGGGCGATATCCCGGCGCACCTCCTGGTCGTCCAGGAAGAGCGCCTGGTTCACCTGGGTGTAGGTCAGGCGGGCCTTGCTGAGGATGACGGCGTTGTAGAAGCGGCTCTCGCCGGGCACCCCGTCCGCCGAATAGACGGTCTCCACCACCATGGACAGGCGCGGCACGCCGGGATTCAAGCTGCACAGGCCGTTGGAGAGCGCCTCCGGGAACATGGGCTCCACGGATTGCGGGAAATAGTATGAGTTGCCGCGCTCCTGGGCTTCGCTGTCCAGGGGCGAGCCCTCGGGCACGTAGTGGGCCACGTCGGCGATGGCCACGAACAGGACGTATCCGGAGCCCTTCTCCGTAACGAGGATGGCGTCGTCGAAGTCCCGGGCCTTGACCCCGTCGATGGTGACGAAGGTCATATCGCGCAGGTCGCGGCGTCCGGCGAAGTCCTCCTCGCCGGGAGCCTGGGGCAGGAGCGCCGCCTGTTCCAGGCAGCGCACCGGGAAGGGGCCGGGGATGGAGTGGTTCAGCTTGACCAGCTTCTCCTGCACGGCCACGTCGTTCTCGTTGCCCAGGGATTCGACCATCTCGGCGGCGTAGAGCTGGTGGTCGAGCTTTTCCCCGGCGGTGAGGGTGTAGACGTCACCCACGGCGGGCGGGGTTTCTCCCGGCGCGACCTCCAGGAGCAGGGCGTGCTTGTGGCGCGGGTCCGTGGGGCGGCACAGGTACAGGCCCTGGCGCAGACGGCGCTCCACCCGGCAGGGCAGCGTGGCCGTTTCGCGCTCCAGCACCCGCACCACCCGGCCCTCGCAGTTGACGCCGCGCTGGCGGGTGAGGGCCACGGCCACGCGGTCGCGGTGCCAGGCGTCGCCGAAGTCGCGGGGGTTTACGAAGATGTCCTTGCGGCGCTTGTCGTCGCAGATGACGAAGCCCACGCCCGAACGCTGGATCTCCAGCCTGCCGGTGAAGAGGCGCATGCTCTCGGCCAGGCCCCAGGCCCCCTGGAGTTTGATGAGGCGTCCGGACTCGGTGAGCTGGTCCAGGATGTGGATGAGCTTGGCCTTGTGCAGCTTGGGCGCGCCCAGCCCGGCCAGGACGTCCTTGAGCGAGAGGGGCTTGCCCTGGCTTTTGAAGAGCCGGAGCACTGCCGTGGAATCGAACGAGCCGTCATGGCGGCGTTTCTTGTCGTGTTTGGCCACGGGGGTGGTGTCCTCGAATCCCGTCCGGAAGTACCGGCGGAGGCAAGAGGTTGGAGGCTTGCGCCAAAGCTTCGCGGCGCTACGCCGTCTCTACCCGGTTTCGCCCGTTGTTCTTGGCCTTGTATAGGGCCGTGTCCACCCGGCGCAACAGCGAATCGATGCTTTCGTCCGGGGCCAGTTCGGCAACGCCGAAGCTGCAGGTGATGTGGATGTCCTCGGGGAAGGGCGTGGATTCCACGATGGCGCGCAGGCGCTCGGCAGACTCCAGGGCGTCCTCCTTGGAGGAGATGGGCGCCAGCAGCATGAATTCCTCCCCGCCCCAGCGCCCGAGGATGTCAGTGTCGCGCACGGCGCGCAGGACGATGCCCGCCAGCTCCTCGAGCACCTTGTCCCCGGCCTGGTGGCCATGGGTGTCGTTAATCTGCTTGAAATGATCGATGTCGAACATGATCAGGGACATGGGCAGGCCGTAACGGCGGAACCGGGCGTGTTCCGCCGTGATGTATTCGGTGAGCCTGAAACGGTTGGCTACTCCGGTGAGGCTGTCCGTGGTGGCTTGGTGGAGCAGCTGGACGCGTTCGCGCTCCAGGGGGGTGATGTCGGTGAAGGTCACCACGACGCGGTCGAGTTCGCGGAAATGCTTGGCCGTAATCCAGAAGGTGTTCTCCTTGGCGCAGGCGTCGCCGGACGGCGAGAAGCAGGCGGTGCGCTGGTGCTGCGCCAGCTCCGGCAGCTGGGAGAGCCAGGAGAAGTCGTTCAGCCGGTAGCGCGTCCCGCCCACGTGCATCTCGTTCATCCGTCCCGGCGCCCCGGCCAGGAGCGACTCCAGGCAGTCCTGCCCCACGAAGGTGAGGAAGGTGCGGTTGGCGTAGTCCACCTTGCCCCCGGACGAGGAGACGATCAGGTGGGGGTTGATGTCGAGCAGATAGGTGAAAAGCTGCCGCCGGGCTTCCTCCTGCTTGCGCTGCATCACTTGGCGCGCGTTTTTGAAGAGAATGGGGGCCATGGCGTCGGGGTCCAGGGGCTTCTGCACGAAGCCGTCCATGCCCACGTCGAGCGCCTGTTGCAGGTAGTGGTCGTCGCTGTAGGCCGTGAGGGCGATGACCGGCGTATCCGGGGATTCCGACTTGATGATGGCCGTCATGGACAGGCCGTCCATGACGGGCATGTTGATGTCGGCCAGCACGATGTCGGGATGCACTTCCCGAAAGATCCGCAGGCCCTCGGAACCGTCGCAGGCGGTGTATACTCGGGCGACCTTGCGCTCGAGCAGGCGGGCGGCCAGTTCGCGCGTCACCCGGTCGTCCTCCACGAAAAGCAGGGTGGTTTGTGAAAGCAGGTCCGCGAGGGCCGGCTCGGACTTGGTCAGGGGCATGGGATGCCTGCCTTCTTGAAATGCGTACTTCGGTGTCACAGGCGAAGATTCACCTTTTCCTTGGTGCCATAAATCGGGTAAGCGTCAAGGAAAAACACGATCCTAAGACTGGAGGAGTGGGAAGCGCATGTCAGCGACAGGGTGTGACGTCATCGGCGAGATCCTCTACGGGAGCGATCTCCCGTTTGAGGCTGTGGACGCGGCGGAAGCCGGACTCAAGGATGCGGTGGAGAACCTGCTGACCGGTTTCGACCCGCTCTACGTGGATTTCCGGGCTTCAGGCGATGGCCTGGGGTTCGTGAGCTCGTTGCGGGAATGCCCCGTGGACGGGCTCGAGGGCGCGTGCGTCGCGCTGTCGCGCCTCCTGGACCCACAGGGCAGGGGGAGGCTGGTGGCGGTGGCGGCCGGTTTGGGGCCCGTGCGCGCCTGGACCTTTTCCGCCCAGGGCTTGGACAAGGCGGAAGCGGCTCGCAAGGGAGGACGCAAGCGTGGATAAGCTGATCGTACAAGACGCCCCCCGGACGCCTGAGCGCGTGCCGTTTCGGCGCATCGTCCAGGAGCGCGGCGAACTGGCCCTCATCGAGGACGGCCCCGTGTTCAACCATCTGGCTTGCTTCACCCTGAAGCCCGGAGCCGGGTTCTTCCGGGGCGGGCACGTGCACCGCTCCAAGGTGGAGCATTTCTACGTGCTCTCCGGCCGGGGCGTTCTCAAGTGGAGCGATCCCGCGACCGGGCAAAAGGGAAGCGAGGAGCTGCGCGCCGGCCACAAGGTGACCATCCTGCCGGGGCTGGCCCACCGCTTCGAGGCGTTGGAGGAGCTGGCCGTTGTGGAGTACTATGAAGGGCTGCACGACCCGGACGACGACAGCCCCTACCATGATTTCGGCTGACGCTTGTGCGAAAAAGAACGATTTTTTTGCTGGTCTCTGCCGTGATTCCGGCTGAGGTTTGGGCAAAAAAGAACGATAGTTTCGCTTCCGATAGTAAAGTTGTAACGAAGGATGGTTTGGTCGTTCGTAATTACGTTTGTCTATGGATTTAGGGGGGGCTATGGGAATCAGGCGCAAGATGTTCCTGCCGTTCGTCGCGGCCACCGTCATCCTGGGTGCCGTTTGTCTGTGGGTGCTTGGCCGCTCGCTTGACGGGGTCGAGGAGAAGTTCGTCGGGCAGATCGTGGCCAGCAAGGCCGGAGAGGTCGAAAACGCCGTCGAGAACGTCTCGCGCATGGCCCTGGAGCAGGCGGTGCTCTTCTCGCAGCTCCCGGGCGTGGTGGAAGCCTACGAGGACGCCCTCGGCGGCGACATCAACAACGAAAAGGATCCCGCCGCCCAGCGCGCCCGCGAGCGCATCCGCAAGGAGACCGCCGGGGCGCTCAAGGGCTATTCCGACAACATGGACGGGCGCAAGTTCCAGCTGCACTACCACCTGCCCAACGCCCGCAGCCTGGTGCGCCTCTGGCGCGACAAGCAGGTGACCCGAAACGGCCAGAAACTGGACATCTCCGACGACATTTCCTCCTTCCGGCCCACCGTCATCGACGTGAACCGCACCGGCAAGTCCGTGAAGGGCATCGAGCTGGGCGAGGGCGGCTTCGCCATCCGGGGCGTGGCGCCGGTGAAGAACGCCCAGGGCAGGCAGTTGGGGAGCGTGGAGGTTCTCGCCGAGTTCGATCCCATTCTGAAGGGGGTCGCCGCGAGCGGGGTGCGGATGCTCCTGTACATGAACTCGGAGTTCCTCCCCATCACAGCGGCTTTGCGTGATCCGGCCAAGAATCCGGTGCTCGGCGGTAAGTTCGTGCAGGTCACAGCCCTTGGCGACAAGGAGGCCGAAAAGCTCGTGACGCCCGAGCTTCTGGCCTCGGGCCAGAAGGCCCTGAGCATCGAACGCCACGGCGAAACGGCCCTGGGAGCCTTTCCCATCAAGGATTACAAGGGCGTTCAGACCGGGGTCATGGTGGCGGTGGTGAACACCTCGGCCGAGGGGGCGCTCATCTCCGGGGCGAAATACACCCTGGCGGCCCTCCTCTGCGCCCTGCTGATAGTGCCCACCCTCATCGCCAGCCTGGCCTTCGTGCGCTTCGTGGGCAGGCCGGTGGACCTCATCGTGCGCAAGATCAAGGACATCACCGAGGACAAGGCCGACCTCACCGCCAAGCTCCCCGAGGATTCGAACGACGAGATGGCGAGCCTGGCGCACTGGTTCAACCAGCTCATGTCCAGGCTGTCGCGGCTGATCGCGCTCAACCAGGCCGTGCTCGACTCCGTGCCCGACCCGCTCTTTGTCGTGGGAGAGGACATGCGGGTGATCTTGGCCAACAGGGCCACGGCCGGGTTCGCCGGGGTGGACCCGGCACAGGTGCCGGGCATGAGCTGCGGCGACATCTTCAAGACCGGCGTGTGCGGAACCGGGCATTGCCCCGTCCAGATGGCCATGGACGGACGGCAGGTGTCCGACGACACCCGCATCCAGTGCGCCAAGGGCGGCAAGCGGGTGGTGATAAAACCCTATGTGAAGGCCATATCCGACGCGGAGGGCCACCTGCTGGGCTACCTCGAGCTGGCCCAGGACATCACCGCCGTGGTGGACCGTGAGGACGCCCTGGAACAGCACCTGGGCCACCTCAAGACCGTCAACGCGGAGATCACCGCCGTGGCCGAGGAGATCACCGGCTCGCTATCGTCCATCTCGCGCCAGGTCGAGGACGTCACGTCAGGGGCGGGTCTCCAGCAGCGC encodes the following:
- the rnr gene encoding ribonuclease R, coding for MAKHDKKRRHDGSFDSTAVLRLFKSQGKPLSLKDVLAGLGAPKLHKAKLIHILDQLTESGRLIKLQGAWGLAESMRLFTGRLEIQRSGVGFVICDDKRRKDIFVNPRDFGDAWHRDRVAVALTRQRGVNCEGRVVRVLERETATLPCRVERRLRQGLYLCRPTDPRHKHALLLEVAPGETPPAVGDVYTLTAGEKLDHQLYAAEMVESLGNENDVAVQEKLVKLNHSIPGPFPVRCLEQAALLPQAPGEEDFAGRRDLRDMTFVTIDGVKARDFDDAILVTEKGSGYVLFVAIADVAHYVPEGSPLDSEAQERGNSYYFPQSVEPMFPEALSNGLCSLNPGVPRLSMVVETVYSADGVPGESRFYNAVILSKARLTYTQVNQALFLDDQEVRRDIAHVLPMLETAEKLARAIHERRVERGSLDFDLPEPEILFNLQGEAVEIRPRERHFGNQIIEEFMISANEAVARFLTEHGAPVPYRIHPEPDPDKLETLFSVLKRTELGLSLPPQPTAKGIQAILAKAAGTDMEFLTSRLLLRSMMQAKYHTQNLGHFGLASECYCHFTSPIRRYADLMVHRGLKAVLRGDEPPLPARKMQAVCENISQRERVAMEAEREILKRITVLFLEDKVGQTFEGVISSLSDFGFWVELTDVMAEGMVRLSTLTDDYYALFPERQELLGQRTGRRYRLGQHVSVELTDVHLGRLEVNLKLAGDENLNLSHRQRRKFTGKPRGKGGQGGRGDKGGKGRKRSG
- a CDS encoding GGDEF domain-containing response regulator, which encodes MPLTKSEPALADLLSQTTLLFVEDDRVTRELAARLLERKVARVYTACDGSEGLRIFREVHPDIVLADINMPVMDGLSMTAIIKSESPDTPVIALTAYSDDHYLQQALDVGMDGFVQKPLDPDAMAPILFKNARQVMQRKQEEARRQLFTYLLDINPHLIVSSSGGKVDYANRTFLTFVGQDCLESLLAGAPGRMNEMHVGGTRYRLNDFSWLSQLPELAQHQRTACFSPSGDACAKENTFWITAKHFRELDRVVVTFTDITPLERERVQLLHQATTDSLTGVANRFRLTEYITAEHARFRRYGLPMSLIMFDIDHFKQINDTHGHQAGDKVLEELAGIVLRAVRDTDILGRWGGEEFMLLAPISSKEDALESAERLRAIVESTPFPEDIHITCSFGVAELAPDESIDSLLRRVDTALYKAKNNGRNRVETA
- a CDS encoding cupin domain-containing protein, coding for MDKLIVQDAPRTPERVPFRRIVQERGELALIEDGPVFNHLACFTLKPGAGFFRGGHVHRSKVEHFYVLSGRGVLKWSDPATGQKGSEELRAGHKVTILPGLAHRFEALEELAVVEYYEGLHDPDDDSPYHDFG
- a CDS encoding sensor histidine kinase, coding for MTSTERTADPPSQDTTAASFLTEAGGHGSLTENHLSFLLHKPASGPLSRIDAEFKWENLIQQADWPAFQQAFTHCMTSGDALDVTCNLVDIAPTPIRISIIGKLMHDASGKPSWIEGIMTPARDLHACSGCREAVVEAEKKAKEFSRNILAVLSHDMRSPLIGVMGMIQLLRKSGLTPQQQEYATRASDACEIVLELAKNLLDFAKIESGKDSLRLQALNLSAIAQSMAELHSEQARRSAITLSVRTSRGFPKAVLCDEVKFRQVLGNLLSNAIKFTASGSVKLHLTHVRKPDGGITAIIDVADTGIGFDPADARFMFDQFSQMCQEGHLRRKGAGLGLTIVKGVVDLFGGSICVDSTKGKGSSFIVSLPLDIPR
- a CDS encoding ABC transporter substrate-binding protein; its protein translation is MRFAGSTLKFLVIGVILSLVLGVAAWAQEAPAGDAPAPADAAAPAKPAKKHAKPAPKPAKPALKPGEVVPFDQAGPSDQPAAAAPAAAAPAPAASDTGAAAKAADAPSAPVAPVAPVAPALPAAKGAGKQAAKAPAIPAASSDEAPGQIRPQKVPPLPARSKVSGGKLVIGALLPLTGPLSPQGQSSKAAIELAVADVNGYLAESGSSERVSVAIEDTGSSGPKALDRIKALSVAGARLIIGPYSDNEVDAVLDFATKNGMVLLSQGSAGPYLAKPGRNLFRFSPSDAFQAEALAVLASQEGCTQLITIWEGDMYGDELITHIKGQFANQGGQVLAGTRFRPEVSQFATYVADLKGQIDKQVKDKKKLAIVVAARGAQTAGILREAAKLAGMDEAKWYGGDDSALRGSIIEDKTVAAFAAKVRMAFARYGETGTGLYTEVEKRIEERIQAFVDTQAVVAYDLIWLGAFTALASGDDAAALKKAIPATAERFYGASGWMALNEYGDRREDYDFDFWTIKNIDGKFYWVKTARYQFDPGSVKQLIINAPEKD
- a CDS encoding FecR family protein, which produces MFRRLPAIALLVLLMGTWALAQAPTTPQVSDQKPAPTPVPAGVADTVRGEVTAGFPGTQLRKLAANEVVYNGETVSTDRKASAQIRLADGTLLSLGEQSSIEIVDAAYDPDHPDASSAVCKLGRGVFRCLTGQVITTQPEHFRLETPLAVIGVRGTELGVTVGADSVETAVFSGGPGFVTDREGGAPAQVLAGQGLGKTRGMALGQATAISGRLRALMARVPLRMTPGGPHVPPGMTRGKAKPPRLADLAPKSSGVQGAKNASRKGLKGSGAAGGSGSGGFKAFEDKIKGAAKAAGRVVEGAAKGAREAVHGSGNRSRGGELRGSGKSGGSGRESTRSKPSGRETELPGKPGGGEGKGDGGAKR
- the mnmE gene encoding tRNA uridine-5-carboxymethylaminomethyl(34) synthesis GTPase MnmE, giving the protein MLNANDTIAAIVTAPGRAGVGIVRVSGPQARPLAERLFRSAKEGFSGLKPYRLHHGMLLDAGGRPLDDVLCAFMPGPNSYTGEDVVEFNCHGTPAVLRAVLGAALSLGARHAERGEFTKRAFLSGRMDLSQAQAVAELVAADTLAGAGLALARLEGVMARRVSELRSRLEGLRVQICLAVDFPEEEVDCLEPASFLEAVGQVTEQIGVLVAAHGRARPFREGALAVLAGPVNAGKSSLLNALIGRERAIVCDAPGTTRDFLEEQLDLGGLPVRLVDTAGLRATDDPVEREGVARCQRLVEEGRVVLLVLDGTRDFDLASLEGECGPVPLDPDRVLGVINKADRPPAADDPYVRLERAGIEVLRVSARTGHGLEELCAALRRRLLSGSDAPPDSEPVPNDRECALLRQAASELDELSAGVAAGLPPDLLGVRLESACAHLGGITGEITPDEVLGTIFDGFCIGK